From Miscanthus floridulus cultivar M001 chromosome 15, ASM1932011v1, whole genome shotgun sequence, the proteins below share one genomic window:
- the LOC136506566 gene encoding uncharacterized protein isoform X1 has product MNNQVVYQDLSKVLGLSRFDSENLSDVSTTVLPLKGAAMDPINSLHLKTVPSENGLRPVENSSDNLQDMACESPLAGKVKFMCSFGGKILPRPSDGKLRYVGGETRLISITRNFSWNELVQKTLTIYSQTHIIKYQLPDEDLDALISLSCDEDFHNMMEEYCSLEKANGSVRLRIFLVSLNECEDLSLDTKSLESEPEYHFVVAVNNLAHLSRSISGNNLMSQLSHQLDPSPHPFRDSPVCQINTEVGAKDSIGATLNESSSQFFLAPCTQQLVESSTTSSPSLGQQRTMKQSRMQPSADELTTNQEHVNRSEICNGPNLKTMLPDHLDKKQNDTDKGIGTGSPMQHLHIQRQVKGLAGNGIDLIPRTNYDVSTPAEASFYSEKVTMHPENAGWASGLQEHTRQILGMPHAFSDPLLNNLNDLPASNLSLPAGSYMTQSFSQKICQTNELERTISRTGPAFECIKPPDIAHTDESNYLVSNHIDQQYNQGIIGPASSQPPVYYQDESLSSNVSQKCRDGDPVFQRQDKFLHQDKSAGPNVAPWSNLVGTGLIYNAHGAKLSSNELDALESSVPKPMHATDHSLSYLLNVSQGDNSESGSYVEKLNSGLVTEDYGTTGYVHGTDKVAPEPHVMLPIKSSEAFVTQRSMGNGESGVYQNDNLRKSSVHSPGLATSLHTGLIDTDPSMNLHGNGGLSLSSSQSPVVDGVSRREDALCDWGNIACSEGIIRFDHTTTNNEDIKLAHRLHDNVQMNVPVTVEDVTDNVPSGIPSSRPVVPQVVMAAEEQQEVILSSQKDDDTRSDGPELANEDHDDGVADGSISDAVVAELEASMYGLQIIKNGDLEELRELGSGTFGTVYYGKWRGTDVAIKRIKKSCFAGRSSEQEKLTNDFWREAKILSKLHHPNVVAFYGVVPDGTGGTLATVTEFMVNGSLRNVLLRKDRMLDRRRKLTIAMDAAFGMEYLHSKSIVHFDLKCDNLLVNLRDPQRPICKVGDFGLSRIKRNTLVSGGVRGTLPWMAPELLNGSSSKVSEKVDVFSFGIVLWEILTGEEPYANMHCGAIIGGIVNNTLRPPIPEKCDPDWRKLMEQCWSANPDARPSFTEVTDRLRAMPPVLQSRGQAPANR; this is encoded by the exons ATGAATAACCAGGTTGTGTATCAAGATCTGTCCAAAGTTCTAGGTCTTAGTAGGTTTGACTCTGAGAACCTTTCGGATGTCTCAACTACAGTTTTGCCACTGAAAGGTGCTGCTATGGATCCTATAAATTCGTTGCATCTGAAGACTGTCCCATCTGAGAATGGACTCAGACCGGTTGAAAATTCAAGCGACAATCTACAGGATATGGCTTGTGAAAGCCCCCTTGCTGGAAAAGTCAAGTTCATGTGCAGCTTTGGTGGGAAAATCTTGCCTAGGCCAAGTGATGGGAAGCTCAGGTATGTTGGTGGGGAGACACGGCTCATCTCGATAACCAGGAACTTCTCGTGGAATGAACTAGTGCAAAAAACTCTCACAATCTACAGTCAGACTCATATCATCAAGTATCAACTTCCTGATGAGGATCTGGACGCACTCATTTCTCTTTCGTGTGATGAGGATTTCCATAATATGATGGAAGAATACTGCAGTCTTGAAAAGGCCAATGGTTCCGTTAGACTAAGGATATTTCTTGTCTCCCTTAATGAATGTGAAGATTTGTCATTGGACACAAAGAGCTTGGAGAGTGAACCAGAGTATCATTTTGTTGTTGCTGTGAACAATCTTGCACATTTGAGCCGGAGCATTAGTGGCAACAATTTAATGAGCCAATTGAGCCATCAATTGGATCCTTCTCCACACCCCTTTAGAGACTCACCTGTCTGTCAAATCAATACAGAAGTTGGAGCCAAAGATTCTATTGGAGCAACTCTTAATGAGTCTTCCTCTCAGTTTTTCCTTGCTCCATGCACACAACAATTGGTGGAGTCGTCAACAACTTCGTCCCCAAGTTTAGGTCAGCAGAGGACCATGAAACAGTCTAGGATGCAACCCTCTGCAGACGAATTGACAACAAACCAAGAACATGTGAATAGAAGTGAAATTTGCAATGGCCCAAATTTGAAAACCATGCTTCCGGACCATCTAGATAAGAAGCAAAATGATACAGACAAGGGTATTGGAACTGGATCTCCCATGCAACATCTTCACATTCAAAGGCAGGTAAAAGGTTTGGCTGGAAATGGTATTGACTTGATTCCACGTACCAACTATGATGTTTCTACTCCAGCGGAAGCATCCTTCTATTCTGAAAAGGTCACCATGCATCCAGAAAATGCAGGATGGGCATCTGGGCTGCAGGAACACACTAGACAAATTCTAGGCATGCCTCATGCCTTCTCCGATCCTTTGCTAAACAATCTCAATGACTTACCTGCATCAAATTTGTCATTACCTGCTGGTTCCTACATGACCCAATCATTTTCCCAGAAAATATGTCAAACTAATGAGTTGGAGAGAACAATAAGTAGGACTGGGCCAGCTTTTGAATGTATTAAACCCCCTGACATTGCCCATACAGATGAATCAAACTAccttgtttctaatcatattgaCCAACAGTACAATCAAGGAATTATTGGCCCAGCCAGTTCACAGCCACCAGTATATTACCAAGATGAAAGTTTGTCTAGTAATGTGTCACAAAAATGTCGTGATGGTGATCCTGTATTTCAACGGCAGGATAAGTTTTTACATCAGGATAAAAGCGCAGGTCCAAATGTTGCTCCCTGGAGCAATTTGGTTGGTACAGGGTTAATTTACAACGCACATGGTGCAAAGTTGTCCTCAAATGAGTTAGATGCTCTAGAAAGTTCAGTTCCAAAGCCGATGCATGCTACTGATCATTCCCTTTCATATCTCCTTAATGTATCCCAAGGAGACAATTCAGAAAGTGGATCGTATGTAGAGAAACTGAATTCAGGGCTTGTTACTGAAGATTATGGAACTACTGGCTATGTGCATGGAACTGATAAAGTTGCTCCAGAgcctcatgttatgttgcctaTAAAGTCTTCTGAAGCTTTTGTCACGCAAAGATCAATGGGCAATGGAGAATCTGGTGTATATCAGAATGATAATTTGCGCAAGTCATCAGTGCATAGCCCTGGCTTGGCTACCTCTCTACATACTGGGCTGATTGATACTGATCCGAGTATGAACTTGCACGGCAATGGTGGCCTCTCTCTGTCTTCGTCTCAAAGTCCAGTTGTGGATGgtgtttctaggagagaggatgcCCTTTGTGATTGGGGCAATATCGCCTGCAGTGAAGGAATAATTAGATTTGACCATACCACCACCAATAATGAAGACATAAAGCTAGCACACAGGCTGCACGATAATGTTCAAATGAATGTACCTGTCACAGTTGAGGATGTGACTGATAATGTGCCTTCAGGCATTCCATCCTCCAGACCAGTTGTTCCTCAGGTTGTAATGGCAGCTGAAGAACAGCAAGAGGTGATTCTTTCATCACAGAAGGATGATGATACTAGGAGCGACGGGCCAGAGTTAGCTAATGAG GATCATGATGATGGAGTTGCCGATGGGTCCATTAGTGATGCTGTAGTTGCTGAACTTGAAGCCAGCATGTATGGATTACAG ATCATAAAAAATGGTGACCTCGAGGAGCTACGTGAACTGGGATCCGGGACATTTGGAACTGTATACTATGGGAAGTGGCGAGGAACTGATGTTGCTATCAAGCGCATTAAAAAAAGCTGTTTTGCTGGAAGATCATCTGAACAAGAGAAACTT ACCAATGACTTTTGGAGGGAAGCAAAGATTCTTTCAAAGTTACATCATCCAAATGTTGTCGCTTTCTATGGTGTGGTCCCTGATGGAACTGGAGGAACACTGGCAACTGTCACTGAATTCATGGTGAATGGCTCACTGAGGAATGTTCTTTTAAGGAAAGACAG AATGCTTGATCGTCGGAGAAAACTTACCATTGCTATGGATGCGGCATTTGGGATGGAATACTTGCACTCCAAAAGCATAgtgcattttgatttgaaatgCGACAACTTACTTGTTAATTTGAGAGATCCTCAGAGGCCAATTTGCAAG GTTGGAGACTTTGGGTTGTCAAGAATCAAGCGCAACACTTTGGTTTCTGGTGGTGTACGCGGCACTCTTCCATGGATGGCACCAGAGTTACTGAATGGTAGCAGCAGCAAAGTCTCTGAGAAG GTGGATGTATTCTCCTTTGGGATAGTTTTATGGGAGATCTTGACTGGTGAGGAACCGTATGCAAATATGCATTGTGGCGCTATCATAG GCGGTATTGTCAATAACACTCTCCGGCCTCCAATACCTGAAAAGTGTGACCCCGATTGGCGAAAGCTGATGGAGCAATGTTGGTCGGCCAATCCAGATGCCCGCCCCTCATTCACCGAGGTCACCGACAGGTTACGAGCCATGCCACCAGTGCTTCAGTCGAGAGGACAGGCTCCGGCGAACAGATAA
- the LOC136506566 gene encoding uncharacterized protein isoform X2 — protein MNNQVVYQDLSKVLGLSRFDSENLSDVSTTVLPLKGAAMDPINSLHLKTVPSENGLRPVENSSDNLQDMACESPLAGKVKFMCSFGGKILPRPSDGKLRYVGGETRLISITRNFSWNELVQKTLTIYSQTHIIKYQLPDEDLDALISLSCDEDFHNMMEEYCSLEKANGSVRLRIFLVSLNECEDLSLDTKSLESEPEYHFVVAVNNLAHLSRSISGNNLMSQLSHQLDPSPHPFRDSPVCQINTEVGAKDSIGATLNESSSQFFLAPCTQQLVESSTTSSPSLGQQRTMKQSRMQPSADELTTNQEHVNRSEICNGPNLKTMLPDHLDKKQNDTDKGIGTGSPMQHLHIQRQVKGLAGNGIDLIPRTNYDVSTPAEASFYSEKVTMHPENAGWASGLQEHTRQILGMPHAFSDPLLNNLNDLPASNLSLPAGSYMTQSFSQKICQTNELERTISRTGPAFECIKPPDIAHTDESNYLVSNHIDQQYNQGIIGPASSQPPVYYQDESLSSNVSQKCRDGDPVFQRQDKFLHQDKSAGPNVAPWSNLVGTGLIYNAHGAKLSSNELDALESSVPKPMHATDHSLSYLLNVSQGDNSESGSYVEKLNSGLVTEDYGTTGYVHGTDKVAPEPHVMLPIKSSEAFVTQRSMGNGESGVYQNDNLRKSSVHSPGLATSLHTGLIDTDPSMNLHGNGGLSLSSSQSPVVDGVSRREDALCDWGNIACSEGIIRFDHTTTNNEDIKLAHRLHDNVQMNVPVTVEDVTDNVPSGIPSSRPVVPQVVMAAEEQQEVILSSQKDDDTRSDGPELANEDHDDGVADGSISDAVVAELEASMYGLQIIKNGDLEELRELGSGTFGTVYYGKWRGTDVAIKRIKKSCFAGRSSEQEKLTNDFWREAKILSKLHHPNVVAFYGVVPDGTGGTLATVTEFMVNGSLRNVLLRKDRSV, from the exons ATGAATAACCAGGTTGTGTATCAAGATCTGTCCAAAGTTCTAGGTCTTAGTAGGTTTGACTCTGAGAACCTTTCGGATGTCTCAACTACAGTTTTGCCACTGAAAGGTGCTGCTATGGATCCTATAAATTCGTTGCATCTGAAGACTGTCCCATCTGAGAATGGACTCAGACCGGTTGAAAATTCAAGCGACAATCTACAGGATATGGCTTGTGAAAGCCCCCTTGCTGGAAAAGTCAAGTTCATGTGCAGCTTTGGTGGGAAAATCTTGCCTAGGCCAAGTGATGGGAAGCTCAGGTATGTTGGTGGGGAGACACGGCTCATCTCGATAACCAGGAACTTCTCGTGGAATGAACTAGTGCAAAAAACTCTCACAATCTACAGTCAGACTCATATCATCAAGTATCAACTTCCTGATGAGGATCTGGACGCACTCATTTCTCTTTCGTGTGATGAGGATTTCCATAATATGATGGAAGAATACTGCAGTCTTGAAAAGGCCAATGGTTCCGTTAGACTAAGGATATTTCTTGTCTCCCTTAATGAATGTGAAGATTTGTCATTGGACACAAAGAGCTTGGAGAGTGAACCAGAGTATCATTTTGTTGTTGCTGTGAACAATCTTGCACATTTGAGCCGGAGCATTAGTGGCAACAATTTAATGAGCCAATTGAGCCATCAATTGGATCCTTCTCCACACCCCTTTAGAGACTCACCTGTCTGTCAAATCAATACAGAAGTTGGAGCCAAAGATTCTATTGGAGCAACTCTTAATGAGTCTTCCTCTCAGTTTTTCCTTGCTCCATGCACACAACAATTGGTGGAGTCGTCAACAACTTCGTCCCCAAGTTTAGGTCAGCAGAGGACCATGAAACAGTCTAGGATGCAACCCTCTGCAGACGAATTGACAACAAACCAAGAACATGTGAATAGAAGTGAAATTTGCAATGGCCCAAATTTGAAAACCATGCTTCCGGACCATCTAGATAAGAAGCAAAATGATACAGACAAGGGTATTGGAACTGGATCTCCCATGCAACATCTTCACATTCAAAGGCAGGTAAAAGGTTTGGCTGGAAATGGTATTGACTTGATTCCACGTACCAACTATGATGTTTCTACTCCAGCGGAAGCATCCTTCTATTCTGAAAAGGTCACCATGCATCCAGAAAATGCAGGATGGGCATCTGGGCTGCAGGAACACACTAGACAAATTCTAGGCATGCCTCATGCCTTCTCCGATCCTTTGCTAAACAATCTCAATGACTTACCTGCATCAAATTTGTCATTACCTGCTGGTTCCTACATGACCCAATCATTTTCCCAGAAAATATGTCAAACTAATGAGTTGGAGAGAACAATAAGTAGGACTGGGCCAGCTTTTGAATGTATTAAACCCCCTGACATTGCCCATACAGATGAATCAAACTAccttgtttctaatcatattgaCCAACAGTACAATCAAGGAATTATTGGCCCAGCCAGTTCACAGCCACCAGTATATTACCAAGATGAAAGTTTGTCTAGTAATGTGTCACAAAAATGTCGTGATGGTGATCCTGTATTTCAACGGCAGGATAAGTTTTTACATCAGGATAAAAGCGCAGGTCCAAATGTTGCTCCCTGGAGCAATTTGGTTGGTACAGGGTTAATTTACAACGCACATGGTGCAAAGTTGTCCTCAAATGAGTTAGATGCTCTAGAAAGTTCAGTTCCAAAGCCGATGCATGCTACTGATCATTCCCTTTCATATCTCCTTAATGTATCCCAAGGAGACAATTCAGAAAGTGGATCGTATGTAGAGAAACTGAATTCAGGGCTTGTTACTGAAGATTATGGAACTACTGGCTATGTGCATGGAACTGATAAAGTTGCTCCAGAgcctcatgttatgttgcctaTAAAGTCTTCTGAAGCTTTTGTCACGCAAAGATCAATGGGCAATGGAGAATCTGGTGTATATCAGAATGATAATTTGCGCAAGTCATCAGTGCATAGCCCTGGCTTGGCTACCTCTCTACATACTGGGCTGATTGATACTGATCCGAGTATGAACTTGCACGGCAATGGTGGCCTCTCTCTGTCTTCGTCTCAAAGTCCAGTTGTGGATGgtgtttctaggagagaggatgcCCTTTGTGATTGGGGCAATATCGCCTGCAGTGAAGGAATAATTAGATTTGACCATACCACCACCAATAATGAAGACATAAAGCTAGCACACAGGCTGCACGATAATGTTCAAATGAATGTACCTGTCACAGTTGAGGATGTGACTGATAATGTGCCTTCAGGCATTCCATCCTCCAGACCAGTTGTTCCTCAGGTTGTAATGGCAGCTGAAGAACAGCAAGAGGTGATTCTTTCATCACAGAAGGATGATGATACTAGGAGCGACGGGCCAGAGTTAGCTAATGAG GATCATGATGATGGAGTTGCCGATGGGTCCATTAGTGATGCTGTAGTTGCTGAACTTGAAGCCAGCATGTATGGATTACAG ATCATAAAAAATGGTGACCTCGAGGAGCTACGTGAACTGGGATCCGGGACATTTGGAACTGTATACTATGGGAAGTGGCGAGGAACTGATGTTGCTATCAAGCGCATTAAAAAAAGCTGTTTTGCTGGAAGATCATCTGAACAAGAGAAACTT ACCAATGACTTTTGGAGGGAAGCAAAGATTCTTTCAAAGTTACATCATCCAAATGTTGTCGCTTTCTATGGTGTGGTCCCTGATGGAACTGGAGGAACACTGGCAACTGTCACTGAATTCATGGTGAATGGCTCACTGAGGAATGTTCTTTTAAGGAAAGACAG ATCTGTGTAG
- the LOC136509605 gene encoding uncharacterized protein, with amino-acid sequence MSSSMVSKNGPQPAGYGDGGEGSVEGEAAPVTSCLYLRPGAGALDRDAVLRRIRHRRRHNRLHDTLRSMVQAPAPASPPQPAEPDGVDGAERHLPWPIYDAFSAP; translated from the coding sequence ATGTCGTCGTCCATGGTGTCCAAGAACGGGCCGCAGCCGGCTGGGTACGGCGACGGCGGCGAAGGCAGCGTCGAGGGTGAGGCGGCGCCGGTGACGAGCTGCCTGTACCTGCGCCCCGGGGCGGGGGCGCTGGACAGGGACGCCGTGCTGCGCCGCATCCGCCACCGGAGGCGCCACAACCGCCTCCACGACACGCTGCGCTCCATGGtccaggcgccggcgccggcgtcgcCGCCGCAGCCGGCGGAGCCGGACGGCGTGGACGGCGCCGAACGGCACCTCCCGTGGCCGATCTACGACGCCTTCTCGGCGCCGTAG